One window from the genome of Grus americana isolate bGruAme1 chromosome 2, bGruAme1.mat, whole genome shotgun sequence encodes:
- the LOC129202914 gene encoding LOW QUALITY PROTEIN: feather keratin-like (The sequence of the model RefSeq protein was modified relative to this genomic sequence to represent the inferred CDS: deleted 1 base in 1 codon; substituted 1 base at 1 genomic stop codon), which yields MLSCAKAVTPLGGQHKSGPAPLSLTHFSXRLLLRGQQGPLRTTDMACYDLCSPCGPTPLANSCNEPCVRQCEDSRVVIQPSTVVVTLPGPILSSFPQSTAVGSSSSAAVGNILSSQGVPVSSGAFGYGYGFGGLGCFGGRRGCSPC from the exons ATGCTGTCATGCGCAAAGGCTGTCACGCCCCTTGGGGGCCAGCATAAAAGC GGCCCAGCGCCTCTCTCCCTCACACACTTCTCCTGACGCCTTCTCCTACGCGGTCAACAAG GACCCCTCCGCACCACAGACATGGCCTGCTACgacctctgcagcccctgcggACCCACCCCGCTGGctaacagctgcaacgagccctgcgtcaggcagtgcgAGGACTCCCGCGTCGTCATCCAGCCTTCCACCGTGGTGGTCACCCTGCCGggacccatcctcagctccttcccccagagCACCGCCGTCGGATCCTCCTCATCGGCTGCCGTGGGCAACATCCTCAGCTCCCAGGGAGTGCCCGTCTCCTCCGGTGCCTTCGGCTACGGCTACGGCTTCGGAGGCCTGGGCTGCTTCGGCGGCAGAAGAGGCTGCTCCCCCTGCTAA